The window CGCTCACGGAGACCGACCTGGCGCGTCTTCAGGCGATTCTCCAAGATGACCCTGAAGCCCGAAGCTATTTCCTGCAGTGGCAGATGTTAACTGCCGCGCTGGATCTTGAATCGCATGCCGCGCCAATTTCGGCAGTGAATCCTCTGACCACAATCCCTCACCGAACAAGTGTCGACGCGAAATCGAGTTGGTTGCGGACGGTCGCCGCCTTCACTCTGGCCGCTTCCATTTTAGTGGCCTGCGTAGTGGCGTGGTCGATCTTCGCAAGCGGAACCAATTCTGGCCAGGATGAACAGCCCCTTGCATCCAACCCGTCGAACGCCAAGGGTTCCGCAGTACAAGAGGTCACCTCTCAAGGCGTCGCCATTTTAACTCGGTTGGTCGAACCTACCTGGCCGGATGGGCAGCCCATGCGCCAGGTAGGCGAGGCCCTTAATCCGGGAACTTTCCAACTCAGCAGCGGATTGGCCCAAATCGAGTTCTTCTGTGGAGCAACGATTGTAATAGAAGGTCCAGCGAATATCGAATTGGAATCCTCGAAGCAGGCCCGAGTTCGCCAAGGCAAGATCCGCGCGAACGTGCCCCCGGCCGCACGCGGATTTTCTTTGAATGCCGACAAGCTCAAAGTCGTCGACCTGGGTACAGAGTTTGGCATGGCTGTCTCGTTAGATTCAGTCGACGTTCAGGTATACGACGGAGAGGTCGAATTGCATCCCCAGTCGCAGGAAGTCCGTCGCATTACAACCGGTCAAAGCATCAGCATGGACCAGACCGGAGACCTGATTGACGCACCGATGCAGCCGGAAAGCTTCATCGGAATACCCGAACTTGAATCGCTCAGTGAAAAGCAAAACCGTCAACGGTACACGCGTTGGAAGGAATGGTCGGATGCAATCCGCAGCGATTCGCGATTAGTGACCTATTACGCGTTCGACCGGCTAACGGATTGGCAGCGCCGGTTGGCTTGTGATCTTATACCGGTCGACCAAGATCTGGATGGCGCGATCATTGGCGCCAAG is drawn from Bremerella alba and contains these coding sequences:
- a CDS encoding LamG-like jellyroll fold domain-containing protein, whose product is MNAPLNELELLLAEWEADTLTETDLARLQAILQDDPEARSYFLQWQMLTAALDLESHAAPISAVNPLTTIPHRTSVDAKSSWLRTVAAFTLAASILVACVVAWSIFASGTNSGQDEQPLASNPSNAKGSAVQEVTSQGVAILTRLVEPTWPDGQPMRQVGEALNPGTFQLSSGLAQIEFFCGATIVIEGPANIELESSKQARVRQGKIRANVPPAARGFSLNADKLKVVDLGTEFGMAVSLDSVDVQVYDGEVELHPQSQEVRRITTGQSISMDQTGDLIDAPMQPESFIGIPELESLSEKQNRQRYTRWKEWSDAIRSDSRLVTYYAFDRLTDWQRRLACDLIPVDQDLDGAIIGAKVVNGRWPQKSGLEFKQPADRVRVDIPGEFTSLTFSCWTRIDSLDRLFNSLFLTDSYDKGEPHWQILDSGQLYFSVRPVDRASKDGPKDFKALSPSFWNPSLQGKWIHLAVTCDLDSRTITHYLDGRELSRHVVPAQQMPSLAQIGPASIGNWELPTLPDAKFAVRNLNGRIDEFMIFSSALSPNEIQDIFDHGKP